Below is a window of Candidatus Zixiibacteriota bacterium DNA.
TCCTGAGGCTTCATACCGGATTTCTTTAGAATCGCGTTAGTGGCTCCTTTGGTGTGGGCAAAATAGGCTTCCTCACCCGTAAACCGACCGGCGTGTTGCGGGTAGAACTCGTGCTCGCGCCGCCAGAAATCGGGCATGTCAGTCGTGTATGAATGCGTATGAAGACAATCAGCCACCAGATTATCGTCACCCATAATAAACGCTGCGGCTCCAGCGGCCGCTGAAAACTCAAGAGCATCCGAGGGGGCGCCCTGAGATGTATCGCCACCGATAGCCAGGGCGTATTTCATCTGTCCGGCATCAATATGACTCATGGCCACATACATCGCCTCGGAGCCAGCCTTACAGGCGAACTCGAAATCGGCGCAGTGGATATCGGGACCCGCACCAAGCGCTTCGGCAACGGTAGTACCCGAAGGTTTAACTGCATAGGGATGTGATTCGGAGCCGATGTAAATCGCGCCTATATCCTTCGGATCAACATTCTGCGCTCGCACCAGAGCACGTCGCGAAGCCTCTACAGAAAGCGTGATCGTATCCAAATCGGGTGGTGGCACCGATTTCTCACGCAACATCAGACCTCTTTTGTAACTGGGCGCATCCGCTCCCCACACCTTGGCAATCTCTTCTACAGTGATGCGGTGTCGAGGAATGTGAGCGCCATATCCAACAATACCTGCCATAGCTAAACCTCACACAATAAGTGTCTTGTTACAGTATCTAAGTGTCTTTGCCTATTTCCACATAATGTCTGTGGAAAATACAATGTCCGGTGACCAAAGACAAGCGATTCAGCCCCCGAAGGGGGTTTTTTCCCTCCTCGCTCCAGCCGTGCAGCTTAAAGGGGACTAGCACCTTATCCGATAGTGGAGATATGGTAGTTTTCCTCTTGTTCCTGCTCGCCGGGCTTTCGGGCAACCTGACCGAACTGGTGCCTTCGGAGTCAACCTTGGACTCCAACACAGCCTTCTATGAGGGCAGGGATACGAACTATATTCTCTCTCCTCCACGAGGCTTCGGTATGGAGGTGGAGACTGCCCAAGCGGCTGGTTATTCGTTTGCTTTCGTGCCGGACAAACAGAGCTTCGATTCGGCCGACATATTGATCGGCGCAACCATCTACAATCTCGCTTCAACTGAGAACAGCGTTACATTCGAGACAGTAATGACTGAGGACACGGCTCGACTAAGAGCACATTATGGAGAGCATCTTCTGATCTGGCCGGTAGATTCGATGATGAACTTCAGAGGTGATATTGTCCCAACGTTCTACTTCAATGATCCTCAGCGGTTCATCCCGACAGTCCTGGTTTCATATTACGATGGTGGCACTGAGGCGATCATACTGGAACTAAACATTTCCGACCGGACAAATCGGGTGGGCGCCGAGCGAGTTTTCGAGACGTGCCTGA
It encodes the following:
- a CDS encoding hydroxymethylglutaryl-CoA synthase, with the protein product MAGIVGYGAHIPRHRITVEEIAKVWGADAPSYKRGLMLREKSVPPPDLDTITLSVEASRRALVRAQNVDPKDIGAIYIGSESHPYAVKPSGTTVAEALGAGPDIHCADFEFACKAGSEAMYVAMSHIDAGQMKYALAIGGDTSQGAPSDALEFSAAAGAAAFIMGDDNLVADCLHTHSYTTDMPDFWRREHEFYPQHAGRFTGEEAYFAHTKGATNAILKKSGMKPQDFKYAIFHQPNGKFPQRVAFELGFTQEQIDPGWLAPRLGNTYSGASPIGLTSTLDVAAPGDLILMCSYGSGAGSDSFVWKVTDRIKEVQDLTVKTAKLLDENKMYVEYGTYAKFRRKIRKNA